From a single Nostoc edaphicum CCNP1411 genomic region:
- the trxA gene encoding thioredoxin → MSAAAQVTDSSFKQEVLDSDVPVLVDFWAPWCGPCRMVAPVVDEISEQYKGQIKVVKVNTDENPNVASQYGIRSIPTLMIFKGGQKVDMVVGAVPKTTLASTLEKYL, encoded by the coding sequence ATGTCAGCAGCCGCACAAGTTACCGATTCTAGTTTCAAGCAAGAAGTACTCGACAGCGATGTACCCGTTTTAGTTGACTTTTGGGCACCCTGGTGCGGACCATGCCGTATGGTAGCTCCTGTTGTCGATGAAATCTCCGAACAGTACAAAGGTCAAATAAAGGTCGTAAAAGTCAATACTGATGAAAATCCTAATGTTGCTAGTCAGTACGGCATCCGCAGCATTCCTACATTAATGATTTTTAAGGGTGGACAAAAAGTCGATATGGTGGTTGGCGCCGTGCCTAAAACTACATTAGCTTCCACTCTCGAAAAGTATCTTTGA
- a CDS encoding NADP-dependent isocitrate dehydrogenase codes for MYEKITPPAAGAKITFKNGEPVVPDNPIIPFIRGDGTGIDIWPATQKVLDAAVAKAYKGQRQISWFKVYAGDEACDLYGTYQYLPQDTLTAIEEYGVAIKGPLTTPIGGGIRSLNVALRQIFDLYACVRPCRYYAGTPSPHKNPEKLDVIVYRENTEDIYLGIEWRQGSEIGDRLIKILNEELIPATPEHGKKRIPLDSGIGIKPISKTGSQRLVRRAIKHALLLPKNKQQVTLVHKGNIMKYTEGAFRDWGYELATSEFRQETVTEQESWILSNKEKNPNISLEENARQIEPGFDNLTPDKKAQVVKEVETVLNSIWATHGDGKWKEKVLVNDRIADSIFQQIQTRPDEYSILATMNLNGDYLSDAAAAIVGGLGMGPGANIGDSSAIFEATHGTAPKHAGLDRINPGSVILSGVMMLEFLGWQEAADLVKKGLSDAIANSQVTYDLARLLEPPVEPLKCSEFADAIIQHFG; via the coding sequence ATGTACGAAAAGATTACCCCCCCCGCAGCCGGAGCAAAAATCACCTTCAAAAATGGTGAACCAGTAGTACCAGACAATCCAATTATCCCCTTTATTCGCGGCGATGGTACAGGTATAGACATCTGGCCTGCTACCCAAAAAGTGCTAGATGCTGCGGTAGCCAAAGCATATAAGGGTCAGCGTCAAATTAGTTGGTTCAAGGTTTACGCTGGGGATGAAGCTTGTGATTTATACGGTACTTACCAGTATTTACCCCAAGACACTCTGACGGCAATTGAAGAGTATGGTGTAGCTATTAAAGGGCCTTTGACTACTCCCATTGGTGGCGGTATTCGTTCTTTAAATGTGGCGCTGCGGCAAATTTTTGACTTGTATGCCTGCGTGCGTCCTTGCCGTTACTATGCGGGTACGCCCTCACCCCACAAAAATCCCGAAAAGCTGGATGTAATTGTTTATCGAGAGAATACGGAAGATATTTATTTAGGCATTGAGTGGCGACAAGGTAGCGAAATCGGCGATCGCTTAATTAAAATTCTCAATGAAGAACTAATCCCCGCCACCCCAGAACATGGGAAAAAACGCATTCCTCTTGATTCTGGTATTGGCATCAAACCCATCAGCAAAACTGGTTCCCAGCGTCTAGTTAGACGTGCCATCAAACACGCTTTGTTATTGCCCAAAAACAAGCAACAAGTGACTTTGGTGCATAAGGGCAACATCATGAAGTACACCGAAGGGGCTTTCCGCGATTGGGGTTATGAACTAGCAACTAGTGAATTTCGCCAAGAAACTGTTACTGAACAAGAATCTTGGATTTTGAGTAACAAAGAAAAAAATCCGAATATTTCCTTGGAAGAAAACGCCCGCCAGATTGAGCCTGGGTTTGATAATCTTACCCCAGACAAGAAAGCGCAAGTTGTCAAGGAAGTTGAAACTGTTCTTAACTCAATTTGGGCAACCCACGGCGATGGCAAATGGAAAGAGAAAGTTTTGGTGAATGACCGGATTGCTGACAGTATTTTTCAACAAATCCAAACTAGACCGGATGAGTATTCGATTCTGGCGACGATGAACTTGAACGGCGATTACTTGTCTGATGCCGCCGCCGCCATTGTTGGCGGATTAGGAATGGGGCCAGGGGCAAATATTGGCGATTCTAGTGCAATATTTGAGGCTACCCACGGCACCGCACCCAAACACGCAGGCTTAGATCGGATTAATCCTGGTTCAGTGATTTTGTCTGGTGTGATGATGCTGGAATTTCTGGGTTGGCAAGAAGCCGCAGACCTAGTTAAGAAAGGTTTAAGCGATGCGATCGCAAATAGTCAAGTCACCTACGATTTAGCCCGGTTGCTTGAACCGCCAGTTGAACCCTTAAAATGTTCTGAATTTGCCGACGCAATTATTCAACATTTTGGTTAA
- the rsmG gene encoding 16S rRNA (guanine(527)-N(7))-methyltransferase RsmG, translating to MTNLLPEMAEIWQQTLNWQPTVQQQEQFQKLYELILEGNRQLNLTRITDPQEFWEKHLWDSLRGITPLLSANFSPASPALIDIGTGAGFPGIPVAITVPNCKITLLDSTRKKINFLDNILTELALTNAKTLVGRAEEIGQHPQHRLAYDIALIRAVGAASVCAEYTLPLLKQGGLAIIYRGNWIEDETTALQNAVKQLGGVIESIEQFITPLSHSIRHCVYLRKVATTPVQFPRAIGVPTQKPL from the coding sequence ATGACAAACTTATTGCCTGAGATGGCAGAAATCTGGCAGCAAACTCTCAATTGGCAGCCAACTGTCCAACAGCAGGAACAATTCCAAAAACTTTATGAGTTAATTCTAGAAGGTAATCGCCAACTAAATTTAACTCGAATCACTGACCCCCAAGAGTTTTGGGAAAAACATCTCTGGGATTCTCTACGAGGAATTACACCCCTGCTATCAGCAAATTTCTCCCCTGCTTCCCCTGCTCTCATCGATATTGGTACAGGCGCGGGTTTTCCGGGTATTCCAGTGGCAATTACTGTACCTAATTGCAAAATTACTCTTCTGGATTCCACACGGAAAAAAATTAATTTTCTCGACAATATATTAACTGAACTTGCCCTTACCAATGCCAAAACTCTTGTTGGTAGAGCTGAAGAAATCGGTCAGCACCCCCAGCATCGACTAGCTTACGATATTGCATTGATCCGTGCTGTTGGGGCAGCCTCTGTCTGTGCAGAATATACCCTACCACTGCTCAAACAGGGGGGTTTAGCCATAATTTATCGTGGTAATTGGATAGAGGATGAAACAACTGCTTTGCAGAATGCTGTGAAGCAGTTGGGTGGCGTTATTGAATCAATCGAACAATTTATAACACCCCTGAGTCACAGCATCCGGCACTGCGTGTATTTGCGTAAGGTAGCTACCACACCAGTTCAGTTTCCCCGTGCTATTGGTGTACCTACTCAAAAACCTCTTTGA
- a CDS encoding transposase, with translation MNEPQTWYIVKRSGGNCEIIPSEQVGDDNLEIIEEWGPFSSQEEAIARRVGLIRAGKCQPI, from the coding sequence ATGAACGAACCACAAACTTGGTATATTGTCAAACGTTCTGGTGGAAACTGTGAAATCATCCCCAGCGAACAAGTTGGTGACGATAATCTAGAAATTATAGAAGAGTGGGGGCCTTTTAGTTCACAAGAAGAAGCGATCGCTCGGCGTGTCGGACTTATTCGGGCCGGGAAGTGCCAACCAATTTAA
- a CDS encoding Sll0314/Alr1548 family TPR repeat-containing protein gives MTKRFSLPRLVVSAKFTTLAQTAFAAAIAFGVAPSIALNLWVNPSPAGDPFRDREPHQIGDQTEAAFKAIFQQGNYPAAERYLEQAVSKEPNEPLAYAMKASLAYGNKDWAKLGTYSQKTLENGQKLISSDPLRGNLYTAVGHFLEGAVVLTREGTVNGVPQAFSRLRQVYEYLDKAEAISANDPELNLIKGYMDLLLAVNLPFASPDQAIRRLEQNAAPGYLVDRGIAIAYRDLKRYPQALEYVNRAIKTTSDNPEIYYLKAQILKQLGQKEKSQQMIQEAIANFDKALTKKSQLPSDLVKQIEGERNRAASLNNPG, from the coding sequence ATGACTAAAAGGTTTTCTTTGCCTCGATTAGTAGTGTCTGCTAAATTCACTACCCTCGCCCAGACTGCTTTTGCTGCTGCGATCGCCTTTGGCGTTGCCCCTTCGATCGCACTTAATTTGTGGGTAAATCCCTCCCCGGCTGGCGATCCGTTTCGCGATCGCGAACCTCATCAAATTGGTGACCAAACAGAAGCAGCTTTTAAAGCAATTTTCCAACAAGGCAACTATCCAGCCGCAGAGCGTTATCTGGAACAAGCAGTATCCAAAGAGCCAAATGAACCTCTAGCTTATGCGATGAAGGCATCTTTAGCATACGGAAATAAAGATTGGGCTAAACTAGGTACTTACAGTCAGAAAACTCTAGAAAACGGACAAAAACTGATTTCTAGCGATCCATTGCGTGGTAATTTATACACCGCTGTTGGTCATTTTTTAGAGGGTGCAGTAGTTCTCACCCGTGAAGGTACAGTCAATGGCGTGCCGCAAGCTTTTAGTCGGTTGCGGCAAGTTTATGAATATTTAGACAAAGCCGAAGCAATTTCTGCCAACGATCCAGAACTGAATTTAATCAAGGGTTATATGGATTTATTATTGGCGGTTAATTTGCCTTTTGCTAGCCCAGATCAGGCAATTAGACGTTTAGAACAAAATGCTGCTCCTGGTTATTTAGTGGATCGGGGTATTGCTATTGCTTACAGGGATTTAAAAAGGTATCCACAGGCACTAGAGTATGTCAACCGGGCGATTAAAACCACATCAGATAATCCAGAAATTTATTATCTCAAAGCCCAAATCCTTAAACAACTGGGTCAAAAAGAAAAAAGCCAGCAGATGATCCAGGAAGCGATCGCTAATTTTGACAAAGCATTGACTAAAAAATCCCAACTCCCAAGCGATTTAGTCAAACAAATTGAGGGTGAACGCAACAGGGCTGCTAGCCTCAATAATCCTGGATAA
- a CDS encoding ABC transporter ATP-binding protein, translating to MANVRLEDIKRRFNNVTAIEDITFEIPDGEFWVLVGPSGCGKSTILRTIAGLESATSGKLFIGDRLVNNIPARQRDVAMVFQNYALYPHMSVAENIAFGLQMRKVDRKIIQERVMNVARSLSLDHLLDRKPKQLSGGQQQRVALGRAIAREPQVFLLDEPLSNLDAQLRDDTRAELKQLHQELGITTIYVTHDQVEAMTLADKIVVLNRGRIQQIGDPQTIYASPANQMVASFLGNPPMNILPAIYENNGFDVSGQLLEIPADVKEKLHLRQGHSFDLGIRPEHIKINTDAEGAERPATANRTQNSGLLSVEVKLVEPLGRETLIRAGLPGSAVVLNIQVGGDVRPRPGDRLSLQLDLNQLFVFDPKTGDKILPHN from the coding sequence ATGGCAAATGTTCGTCTAGAAGATATTAAGCGTAGATTCAATAACGTCACGGCTATTGAGGATATTACCTTTGAAATTCCTGATGGCGAATTTTGGGTTTTAGTTGGGCCATCGGGTTGTGGTAAGTCTACAATTTTGCGAACGATCGCTGGTTTAGAAAGTGCCACATCTGGCAAACTCTTTATTGGCGATCGCTTGGTGAACAATATCCCAGCCAGACAACGCGATGTAGCAATGGTGTTCCAAAACTACGCTCTCTATCCTCACATGAGTGTGGCGGAGAACATCGCTTTTGGCTTGCAAATGCGGAAGGTTGACCGAAAAATCATTCAAGAACGAGTGATGAATGTGGCGCGATCGCTTTCTCTGGATCACCTGCTGGATCGCAAGCCCAAACAACTTTCTGGGGGACAGCAACAACGAGTAGCATTAGGGAGAGCGATCGCTCGTGAACCACAAGTGTTTTTACTTGATGAACCTTTATCTAATTTAGATGCCCAATTGCGCGATGATACCAGGGCAGAATTGAAACAGCTACATCAAGAATTAGGCATTACAACTATTTACGTCACCCACGATCAAGTTGAAGCGATGACTTTGGCTGATAAAATCGTCGTGCTAAATCGAGGGCGAATTCAACAAATCGGCGATCCCCAAACTATTTATGCAAGTCCTGCTAATCAGATGGTGGCAAGTTTTTTAGGCAATCCACCAATGAATATTTTGCCTGCAATCTATGAAAATAACGGTTTTGATGTGAGTGGACAATTATTAGAAATTCCAGCAGATGTGAAAGAAAAATTACATTTGCGTCAGGGACACAGTTTTGATTTGGGGATTCGTCCAGAGCATATAAAAATTAACACGGACGCAGAAGGGGCTGAACGCCCCGCTACCGCTAACAGGACTCAAAATTCAGGACTGTTATCGGTTGAAGTTAAACTGGTGGAACCTCTGGGAAGGGAAACATTGATTCGTGCTGGTTTACCTGGTTCGGCGGTGGTGTTAAATATTCAGGTAGGCGGGGATGTGCGTCCACGTCCAGGCGATCGCCTTTCTCTACAACTAGATTTGAATCAATTGTTTGTGTTTGATCCCAAAACTGGAGACAAAATTTTACCTCATAATTGA
- a CDS encoding GUN4 domain-containing protein: MTDPMILSGPANDIDSLRRPLIAGSEKVQQQIIPQLAELGNEGLDVLMEFLLKRRENPANWIDGKAYQVLYNSDAPQAKEFLRSSFPEGIVPLKSECGINYNSLQQLLAVQDFQAADRVTIEKMCELSGPTAVQRKWLYFTEVENTSAVDLQTINNLWLVHSEGKFGFSVQREIWLSLGKNWENFWPKIGWKAGNTWTRYPNEFTWDLSAPRGHLPLSNQLRGVRVFASLLSHPAWSKNPEK; encoded by the coding sequence ATGACAGACCCAATGATTTTATCAGGCCCTGCAAATGACATCGACTCCCTCCGACGACCGTTAATCGCTGGGTCTGAAAAAGTCCAACAGCAGATAATCCCACAATTAGCTGAGTTGGGTAATGAGGGATTAGACGTGTTGATGGAATTTTTACTGAAACGACGTGAGAACCCAGCGAATTGGATTGATGGCAAAGCTTACCAAGTCCTCTACAACTCTGATGCACCTCAAGCCAAAGAATTTCTGCGCTCCTCTTTTCCTGAGGGAATTGTACCTCTAAAATCAGAGTGCGGGATTAACTACAATTCTTTGCAACAGCTACTTGCGGTTCAAGACTTCCAAGCAGCTGATCGCGTCACCATCGAAAAAATGTGCGAACTATCAGGGCCAACAGCTGTACAACGAAAATGGTTGTATTTTACTGAGGTAGAAAATACCTCGGCTGTTGACTTGCAAACCATTAACAACCTCTGGTTAGTCCACTCCGAAGGTAAATTTGGCTTTTCAGTGCAGCGAGAAATCTGGTTAAGTTTGGGTAAAAACTGGGAGAATTTCTGGCCAAAAATTGGCTGGAAAGCAGGTAATACGTGGACACGATACCCTAACGAGTTTACCTGGGATTTGAGTGCGCCTAGAGGTCATTTACCCCTTTCTAATCAACTTCGAGGGGTACGAGTCTTCGCTTCTTTACTCTCTCACCCAGCTTGGTCGAAGAATCCAGAAAAATAA
- a CDS encoding superoxide dismutase: MTINRRHFLFLLTAGAGAFTLDACALAEKSPDQGNTATPNTTPNTTPNITGAIQLPPLAYAYEALEPHIDAKTMQFHHDKHHATYVKNLNAALEKHPELKGKSVEELLQKLDSVPQDIRRTVRNNGGGHVNHSMFWEIMKPKGGGEPTGNIASAINQNFGSFAAFKKQFNEAGAGRFGSGWVWLVRNKDGKLEVTTTANQDSPLSEGKYPILGNDVWEHAYYLNYQNRRADYLDAWWNVINWDEINKRFAAASKFA; the protein is encoded by the coding sequence ATGACTATTAATCGACGCCATTTCTTGTTTTTACTCACAGCAGGTGCGGGTGCTTTTACATTAGATGCTTGTGCATTGGCAGAGAAATCTCCTGACCAAGGAAACACTGCAACTCCCAACACAACACCAAATACAACACCAAATATAACAGGGGCTATCCAATTACCACCTTTAGCTTACGCCTACGAAGCACTGGAACCACACATCGATGCTAAAACGATGCAGTTTCATCATGATAAACACCATGCAACTTATGTGAAAAACCTGAATGCAGCGTTAGAAAAACACCCAGAACTCAAAGGCAAAAGTGTTGAAGAACTGTTGCAAAAACTTGACAGTGTACCACAAGATATTCGCAGAACAGTACGCAATAATGGTGGTGGTCATGTCAACCACTCAATGTTCTGGGAAATTATGAAGCCCAAAGGCGGGGGAGAACCAACAGGAAATATTGCCTCCGCAATTAATCAAAATTTTGGCAGTTTTGCAGCTTTTAAAAAACAGTTTAACGAAGCTGGTGCTGGCCGTTTTGGTAGTGGTTGGGTTTGGCTAGTGCGTAACAAAGATGGCAAGCTGGAAGTCACAACTACAGCTAATCAAGATAGTCCCTTAAGTGAAGGTAAATATCCCATCCTCGGTAATGATGTATGGGAACATGCATATTATCTCAATTACCAAAATCGCCGCGCCGATTATTTAGATGCTTGGTGGAACGTGATTAATTGGGATGAGATTAACAAGCGGTTTGCAGCAGCGAGTAAATTTGCTTAA
- a CDS encoding ABC transporter ATP-binding protein: protein MLYLRNLIYHPTACPTAILKSINLELAPQQLGLIIGPSGSGKSTLLEILSGLAEPTTGGLFWREQELMPEQLQQLAGLVFQFPERHFCGGSILEELRLGHPELGSERVRQALSEVGLEHLSLSAAPHALSGGQQRRLALAVQLIRQPNLLLLDEPTAGLDWSMRRQLVNLLAKLKQDWTLLIVTHDPGDLLAIADRCWTLNHGELQSVDPKTLESKVKEPLPSV from the coding sequence ATGCTCTATCTCCGAAATCTAATTTATCACCCTACAGCGTGCCCAACAGCGATTCTCAAATCGATCAACTTGGAATTAGCACCCCAGCAGCTAGGTCTGATTATTGGCCCGAGTGGTTCCGGTAAAAGTACCTTACTAGAAATTTTGTCGGGACTAGCTGAACCCACTACTGGCGGGCTGTTCTGGCGGGAACAAGAACTTATGCCCGAACAGCTACAACAATTGGCTGGGTTGGTATTTCAGTTTCCAGAGCGGCACTTTTGCGGTGGTTCAATTTTAGAAGAATTGCGTTTAGGACATCCTGAGCTAGGGTCAGAACGAGTCAGACAGGCACTAAGTGAGGTGGGATTAGAGCATTTATCGCTTTCCGCCGCCCCCCATGCTTTGAGTGGTGGTCAGCAACGACGTTTAGCTTTGGCTGTGCAATTGATTCGCCAGCCAAATTTACTGTTATTGGATGAACCCACAGCAGGATTAGATTGGTCAATGCGTCGGCAACTGGTAAATTTATTAGCGAAACTGAAACAAGATTGGACACTGTTGATAGTGACACACGATCCTGGGGATTTGTTAGCGATCGCAGATCGTTGTTGGACACTCAACCACGGCGAACTACAATCAGTAGATCCAAAGACACTAGAATCCAAAGTTAAAGAACCTCTACCATCCGTGTAA
- the ctpC gene encoding carboxyl-terminal processing protease CtpC, giving the protein MVITKSRLVLGATAVTLSTIAVTSLGIHSRGQALFKASPKELVDEVWQIVQRQYVDGTFNQVDWQAVRKEYLSKSYSNPQEAYKSIREMLKKLEDPYTRFMDPQEFKNMQVDTSGELTGIGITISQDEKTKQLVVIAPIEDTPAFKAGVLAKDVILQIDGKSTKGMDTNQAVSLIRGEAGTQVSLTIQRNGQTRKFDIKRARIEIHPVKYSQKKTPAGNLGYIRLNQFSAGASKEMQSAIKDLESKRVAGYILDLRGNPGGLLYSSIDIARMWLNKGTIVSTIDRKGEREREVANGRALTNKPLVILVDKGSASASEILSGALQDNKRATLVGTQTFGKGLVQSVRPLEDGSGLAVTIAKYHTPNDRDINKHGIDPDVKVDLTDAQRQDLWLNERDKLATLADPQFAKAVEVIGKKIAVKSTTTAEK; this is encoded by the coding sequence ATGGTGATTACAAAAAGTAGGCTTGTTTTGGGTGCTACGGCAGTGACACTCTCCACGATCGCTGTTACTAGCCTTGGCATTCATTCGCGAGGTCAGGCTTTATTTAAAGCAAGTCCCAAAGAATTGGTAGATGAAGTTTGGCAAATTGTTCAGCGCCAATATGTAGACGGTACTTTTAATCAGGTAGATTGGCAGGCTGTTCGTAAGGAGTACTTGAGCAAGTCCTACAGTAATCCCCAGGAAGCGTATAAGTCCATTCGGGAAATGCTGAAAAAGCTAGAAGATCCATATACCCGGTTTATGGACCCACAGGAATTCAAGAATATGCAAGTGGATACCTCTGGGGAACTTACAGGGATTGGGATCACGATCAGTCAGGATGAAAAAACAAAGCAATTGGTTGTAATTGCGCCAATCGAAGATACGCCAGCTTTTAAAGCTGGTGTTTTGGCAAAAGATGTCATCCTCCAAATCGACGGCAAAAGCACCAAGGGAATGGATACTAATCAAGCAGTATCCTTGATTAGAGGTGAAGCAGGAACCCAAGTCAGCTTAACTATTCAGCGCAATGGTCAGACAAGAAAGTTTGACATCAAACGAGCGCGAATTGAAATCCATCCGGTTAAGTATTCTCAAAAGAAAACTCCAGCAGGGAATCTTGGTTATATTCGCTTAAACCAATTCAGCGCTGGTGCTAGTAAAGAAATGCAAAGCGCCATCAAAGATTTAGAAAGCAAACGGGTAGCTGGATATATCCTTGATCTGCGTGGTAATCCAGGCGGCTTACTTTACTCCAGTATAGATATTGCCCGAATGTGGCTGAATAAAGGCACAATTGTTTCTACCATTGACCGCAAAGGTGAACGAGAGCGAGAAGTAGCAAACGGACGTGCTTTGACAAATAAACCGTTGGTGATATTAGTGGATAAAGGTTCAGCCAGTGCCAGCGAAATCCTTTCAGGAGCGTTGCAGGACAACAAACGTGCAACTTTGGTGGGTACTCAAACCTTTGGTAAGGGATTAGTGCAATCAGTACGTCCACTAGAAGATGGCTCAGGATTAGCGGTGACAATTGCCAAATACCACACGCCCAATGATAGAGATATTAATAAGCATGGTATTGATCCAGATGTGAAGGTGGATTTGACCGATGCCCAGCGACAAGATTTGTGGCTCAACGAACGTGACAAACTTGCTACTTTAGCAGATCCTCAATTCGCTAAAGCAGTAGAAGTGATAGGTAAAAAAATTGCTGTTAAGAGCACAACCACAGCAGAAAAATGA
- a CDS encoding type II toxin-antitoxin system HicB family antitoxin — MINNTNRKFYVIIERDEDGYYVGEVPQLKACYSQGETIDELMANMKEVIELCLENI; from the coding sequence ATGATCAATAACACCAACAGAAAATTCTACGTCATCATTGAACGGGATGAAGATGGCTACTATGTTGGAGAAGTCCCTCAGCTAAAAGCTTGTTACAGTCAGGGAGAAACAATTGATGAGTTGATGGCTAATATGAAAGAAGTAATTGAACTTTGTTTAGAGAATATCTGA
- a CDS encoding carbon-nitrogen hydrolase family protein, whose protein sequence is MKSYLAAAIQLTSVPDLQKNLAQAEELIELAVRQGAELVGLPENFSYMGEEKDKLAQGDAIALESEKFLKKMAQRFQITILGGSFPLPVDNTGKVYNTTLLIDQNGQELARYYKVHLFDVDVPDGNTYRESSTVVAGTQLPPVYFSEKLGNLGLSICYDVRFPELYRHLADKGADVIFIPAAFTAFTGKDHWQVLLQARAIENTAYVIAPAQTGNNYSRRLTHGHAVIIDPWGVILADAGEKPGIAIAEIKPTRLEQVRRQMPSLQHRVF, encoded by the coding sequence ATGAAGTCTTATTTAGCCGCCGCTATTCAATTGACCAGTGTGCCCGATTTACAGAAAAATTTGGCACAGGCAGAAGAATTAATAGAGCTTGCCGTGCGTCAAGGTGCTGAATTGGTGGGTTTGCCAGAAAACTTTTCCTATATGGGAGAAGAAAAAGATAAACTCGCACAAGGGGATGCGATCGCTCTTGAAAGTGAAAAATTTCTCAAAAAAATGGCTCAACGCTTTCAAATTACGATCTTGGGCGGCAGCTTTCCACTTCCCGTAGACAATACAGGCAAAGTTTATAACACAACTCTACTCATTGACCAAAACGGTCAAGAACTTGCCCGCTACTACAAAGTACACCTATTTGATGTTGATGTCCCCGACGGCAACACCTACCGTGAATCCAGCACGGTTGTGGCTGGTACGCAACTCCCCCCCGTCTATTTCTCAGAAAAACTCGGTAATCTAGGACTTTCTATTTGTTATGATGTCCGCTTCCCTGAACTGTATCGTCACCTGGCAGATAAGGGAGCTGATGTTATCTTTATTCCCGCCGCTTTTACCGCCTTTACTGGCAAAGACCACTGGCAAGTACTACTACAAGCCAGAGCCATCGAAAATACCGCCTACGTCATTGCTCCTGCCCAAACAGGTAACAACTACAGCCGCCGTCTAACCCACGGACATGCCGTTATTATTGACCCTTGGGGTGTAATTTTAGCCGATGCTGGGGAAAAGCCGGGAATTGCGATCGCAGAAATCAAGCCTACTAGGCTTGAACAAGTCCGCCGTCAAATGCCCTCTTTACAGCATCGGGTGTTTTAG
- the fba gene encoding class II fructose-bisphosphate aldolase (catalyzes the reversible aldol condensation of dihydroxyacetonephosphate and glyceraldehyde 3-phosphate in the Calvin cycle, glycolysis, and/or gluconeogenesis): MALVPLRLLLDHAAENGYGIPAFNVNNLEQIQAILKAAVETDSPVILQASRGARAYAGENFLRHLILAAVETYPHIPIVMHQDHGNAPATCYSAIKNNFTSVMMDGSLEADAKTPASFEYNVNVTREVVNVAHALGVSVEGELGCLGSLETGAGEAEDGHGFEGTLDHSQLLTDPDEAVEFVEATQVDALAVAIGTSHGAYKFTRKPTGEILAISRIEEIHRRLPNTHLVMHGSSSVPEDLLALINQYGGAIPETYGVPVEEIQKGIKSGVRKVNIDTDNRLAITAAVREALAKKPEEFDPRHFLKPSITYMQKVCAERYQQFGTAGNASKIKQISLEDFAAKYAKGELNVVTKAAAKV; the protein is encoded by the coding sequence ATGGCGCTTGTACCACTGCGGCTGCTGTTGGATCACGCAGCTGAAAACGGTTACGGCATCCCAGCTTTCAACGTTAACAATTTGGAGCAGATTCAGGCAATCCTGAAGGCTGCTGTCGAGACAGATAGCCCCGTAATTTTGCAAGCTTCTCGTGGCGCTCGTGCTTATGCAGGAGAAAACTTTCTCCGCCACCTGATTTTGGCTGCGGTAGAAACCTATCCTCACATTCCCATTGTCATGCACCAAGATCATGGCAATGCTCCTGCTACCTGCTACTCAGCAATTAAGAACAACTTCACCAGCGTGATGATGGATGGTTCTTTAGAAGCTGATGCGAAAACACCCGCTAGCTTCGAGTACAACGTCAATGTTACCCGCGAAGTTGTAAATGTAGCTCATGCTTTGGGCGTCAGCGTTGAAGGTGAACTCGGTTGTTTGGGTTCTCTAGAAACTGGTGCTGGTGAAGCTGAAGATGGTCACGGGTTTGAGGGTACACTCGACCACTCACAACTTCTAACCGACCCCGATGAAGCTGTTGAATTTGTAGAAGCAACCCAAGTAGATGCTTTGGCTGTTGCCATCGGCACAAGCCACGGTGCTTACAAGTTTACCCGCAAGCCGACTGGTGAAATTTTGGCAATCAGCCGCATTGAAGAAATTCACCGCCGTTTGCCCAACACCCACTTGGTAATGCACGGTTCTTCTTCTGTACCTGAAGATTTGCTTGCACTGATTAACCAGTATGGTGGTGCAATTCCTGAAACCTACGGTGTACCTGTAGAAGAAATCCAAAAAGGTATTAAGAGTGGTGTACGTAAAGTAAACATCGACACCGACAACCGTTTGGCTATTACTGCTGCTGTACGTGAAGCTTTGGCTAAAAAACCAGAAGAATTTGACCCCCGTCACTTCCTCAAGCCTTCTATCACATATATGCAGAAGGTTTGTGCTGAACGCTATCAGCAATTTGGCACAGCTGGCAACGCTAGCAAGATTAAGCAAATTTCTTTGGAAGATTTTGCTGCTAAGTATGCTAAGGGTGAACTTAACGTTGTTACCAAAGCTGCTGCTAAAGTTTAA